In Fimbriimonadaceae bacterium, the genomic window CCAGTTTCGAGGCTGAGGGTCTTGCCCCCAACTTCGAATGTATGGGATTGAATCATTGAGCCTCCGTGTTAACGAGGCTTGACTTCGCGGATGCCGAGTTTGCTGATGAGTTCGCGGTACTTGACGATGTCCTTTCGGCGGAGATAGCCTTCGAGGCGTCGCCGCTTACCGACGAGCAGCATGAGCCCTCGGCGGGAGTGGAAGTCCTTGCGATTCACTTTCAAGTGTTCGGTGATTTGC contains:
- the rpsO gene encoding 30S ribosomal protein S15; the encoded protein is MPLDKQVKSSVIESYAVKPGDTGSTEVQIAILQSRIQQITEHLKVNRKDFHSRRGLMLLVGKRRRLEGYLRRKDIVKYRELISKLGIREVKPR